The Cataglyphis hispanica isolate Lineage 1 chromosome 5, ULB_Chis1_1.0, whole genome shotgun sequence genome has a segment encoding these proteins:
- the LOC126849632 gene encoding uncharacterized protein LOC126849632 has protein sequence MDKKDYLEKMEYMLNDRSTYKKLNKDPSRQLTCRINLLIKSWRDNGLIDETTYKHLNITNGNLPRCYGLPKIHKTGFPLRIIVSSLGSPLYNISKYIHDILHNSKLQPKSHIKDGWSFAADMKEKLINDDEIMISLDVTALFTNIPKELVLRAIEKRWNDIAPNTKFNLPQFLYAVEVILDSTSFSFNGKFYEQIFGSPMGSPLSPILADIVMDDLETHCLSLLGFAVPVYYRYVDDIFAIVPRANVDEINLIFNSYHPRLKFTHEIESDSCINFLNTSVIRSNGKILTNWYRKATCSDRYINFYSSHPFKYKLNTIFNLVDHAILLSDDQFHGKIIDVVKQILLNNCFPTHIINRYICKRLNFLKHRSSSILGDGESDTDKPSYIALSFVEGLSDDVGR, from the coding sequence atggataaaaaagattacttggaaaaaatggaatatatgtTGAATGACCGAtctacatacaaaaaattgaacaaagatCCAAGTAGACAGTTAACTTgcagaattaatttacttatcaaATCTTGGCGGGACAATGGCTTAATAGATGAGACCACatacaaacatttaaacatCACGAACGGGAATTTGCCACGATGTTACGGATTGCCAAAGATCCATAAAACTGGTTTTCCACTACGTATCATAGTATCGTCACTAGGCAGTccgttgtataatatatcgaagtacatacacgatattttacataattcaaaattgcaaCCGAAATCTCACATAAAAGACGGTTGGTCCTTTGCTGCTGACATGAAAGAGAAACTTATTAATGATgacgaaataatgatatcacttgacgttactgcattatttacaaacattCCTAAAGAGTTAGTTTTGCGCGCTATCGAAAAACGTTGGAATGACATCGCtccaaacacaaaatttaatttgcctcaatttttatatgcagtggAAGTTATTCTAGATTcgactagtttttcttttaatggaaaGTTTTATGAACAGATCTTTGGCAGCCCTATGGGGTCTCCGTTATCACCTATTTTAGCAGATATTGTGATGGATGATTTGGAGACACATTGTTTGAGTCTACTTGGGTTTGCGGttcctgtatattatagatacgtagatgatatttttgctattgttccacgtgcaaatgttgacgagattaatttgattttcaatagttatcatccacgtttaaaattcacacatgaaatagagtcggattcatgtatcaattttttaaacaccagtgttatccgttccaacgggaaaattttaacaaactggtatagaaaagctacgtgttccgatagatacataaatttttattcgagccatccttttaaatataagttgaacaccatttttaatctcgttgaccatgctattttactatctgacgaccagtttcatggaaaaattattgatgtcgtgaagcagatcttacttaataattgttttccgacacacattataaatcgttatatttgtaagagactgaattttttgaaacaccggAGCAGTAGCATTCTAGGTGATGGGGAAAGTGATACAGACAAACCCTCCTACATCGCACTGTCGTTTGTCGAAGGCTTGAGTGACGATGTTGGTCGGtag